The Arthrobacter sp. D5-1 genome segment CTGAACCGGAGCCCACGGGATCCGCCGCCACATCTTCGGCGGCGGGTCCCGTTGGCATGAGCCATTAGGTCACCCACCAGAAAGAGCAGATGGAATGACACAGTCCACCGCACAGATCCTTGACGGCAAGGCCACCGCCGCAGCCATCAAGGCAGAACTGACCACTCGCGTTTCCGTCCTCGCCGCCCAGGGAATCGTCCCCGGCTTGGGCACCATCCTGGTGGGTTCCGACCCCGGCAGCACCTGGTACGTCGGCGGCAAGCACAAGGACTGCGCCGAGGTTGGCATCCAGTCCATCCGCCGCGACCTCCCCGAGGACATCAGCCAGGAGGACCTCTTGGAGGTTGTGCGCGAGCTCAACGACAACCCGGAATGCACCGGCTACATCGTCCAGCTTCCGCTGCCCAAGCACATTGACCAGGACGTCATCCTCGAAGCCATGGACCCTGACAAGGACGCCGATGGCCTGCACCCGATGAACCTTGGCCGCTTGGTGGCCAACGTCAACGGCGAGATGAAGTCCCCGCTGCCCTGCACCCCCAAAGGCTGTGTGGAGTTGCTCCGCCGCCACAACATTGAACTCAAGGGCAAGCGCGTCCTGGTGGTTGGCCGCGGCGTCACCATCGGTCGCCCCATCGGCCTCCTGCTGACCCGCAAGGAAGTCAACGCGACGGTCATCCTCGCCCACACCGGAACGGTGGACCTGCCGGCGGAACTGAAGCAGGCCGACGTCGTGATTGCCGCTGCCGGCGTGCCGCACATGATCAAGGCTGAAGACCTCAAGCCGGGTGCAATAGTGCTCGACGTCGGCGTCAGCCGCGTGGACGACGGCAACGGCAAGGCTGTGGTCACCGGAGATGTGGACCCGGCAGCTGCCGACGTCGCCGCCTGGCTCTCCCCGAACCCGGGTGGCGTAGGCCCGATGACCCGTGCCATGCTGCTCGCGAACGTCGTGGAGAGTGCTGAGCGCCAGGCGGGCATCGCCTAGTTTCACACGCGCTAAACGAGAGGGCTCTTGCAAGATTATGTGCAAGAGCCCTTTCACATGTCGGTGGGCGCTACTAGTCTGCTGAGGGTGCACAATGAAGCAACCCGCTCCGCAACTCCCACTGAATCGTCGCAAACCCGCTTCGACATGAACCGACCCACCGTCATCAGCGCGCAAAACCTCACCAAGACCTATGGTGACCTCACTGCCGTGGACAACATCTCCTTCGACGTACCGGCGGGGGAGTCCTTCGGGCTGCTGGGCCCCAACGGCGCCGGCAAGTCCACCACCATGAAAATGATCGGTGGCGTCTCCCAACGCACCTCGGGAACGCTCAACATCATGGGCTTGGATCCTGAGTCGCACGGCCCTGAAGTCCGGGCGCATTTGGGTGTGGTCCCGCAGCAGGACAACCTGGACGAAGAGCTGAAGGTCCGCGAGAACCTGATTGTCTACGGGCGCTACTTCGGCCTGCCGCTGAGCTACTTGCGGCCGAAAGCCGATGAACTGCTGGAATTCGCGCAGCTGACGGACAAGGCAAACTCGAAGGTCGATGCCCTGTCCGGCGGTATGAAGCGGCGGCTCACCATTGCCCGCTCGCTCATCAACGAGCCACGGATCCTCCTCTTGGACGAGCCCACCACCGGCCTGGACCCCCAAGCGCGCCACATCCTCTGGGACCGGCTCTTCCGGCTCAAGGAAAATGGCGTCACCCTCATCCTCACCACGCACTATATGGACGAGGCAGAGCAACTCTGCGATCGCCTGATCGTGGTGGACAAGGGCCGCATCATGGCCGAGGGGTCTCCGGCGAACCTCATCCGCGAGCACTCATCGCGCGAAGTGCTCGAGCTCCGGTTCGGGTCCGAGCGGAACGCGACCATCGGCGTCGAACTTCAAGGCGTCGGCGAGCGGCTCGAAACGCTGCCCGACCGCGTGCTCATTTATGCACACGACGGCGAGGCCGCGCTGGAGCAGGTCACTGCCCGCGGGCTCCGCCCCATGACCTCGCTGGTGCGCCGCTCGTCGCTGGAGGACGTGTTCCTGCGGCTCACGGGCAGGAGTCTCGTTGACTAGCGGCACTGACAAACCACTTACGACGGCGGCGCCGCCGTTGCGGGCCCACTCGCCTGAGGTTTCGGCTGCCCGGGCGCGGCGATGGGGCGCCTTTTTCTACGCAGAGCAAGTACTTCGCGTCATGCGCAACTACGGCTGGTCCGTGATCCTGTACAGCGTGGGGCAACCCGTGGCGTACCTCTTTGCCATGGGCGTTGGCTTGGCCAGCCTGGTGGACGCCAACAGCGAAGCCACGTTCGGCGGTGTCAGCTACTTGGAGTTCGTGGCTCCGGCGTTGTTGGTCTCGGCTGCGGTGATGACTGCCTCCGGGGAGTTCTCCTATCCCATCATGGACGGCTTCAAGTGGCGCCGTGTTTTTTATGGCCCACACGCCTCACCGTTGATTCCCGAGCAAATCGCCAGCGGACACATCATGGCCAGCACCCTGAGGTTCCTCCTGCAGTCGGTGGTCTACTTCGTGGTGGTGGCATTGTTCGGTGCTTCGCCGGGTCCGTGGGGCTGGGTGTCGGCCCTCGTCGCTACCGTTGCGGCGCTGTCCTTTGGCCTGCCGCTGATGGCTTATGCGGCCAGCATCATACAAGACAAGGGGCAGTTTGCGCTGGTGCAACGCTTCATCGTGATGCCGCTGTTCCTGTTCTCGGGGACGTTCTTCCCCCTGGATTCCCTCCCGATCGCTGTCCGTTGGATCGGATGGATTTCACCGGTGTGGCACGGGACTGAGCTGAGCCGCGTATTCACCTACGGGATGGATCAAAGCCCTGTGCTGACCATCATCCACGTGGTTTTCCTGCTGGCCACGGCCGCAGTTGGCTGGATGGTCGTCCGCCGCCAGTTCGTGAAAAGGATGGGCTCATGAGTGTCCTGACAGGTGGCCACAGTGCCACGGATCGTGCGCGGGAGCGGAAGTTCGGCTCTCTTTATTCACGCAATGCCAAAGCCGTGGTGGGCCGCGGATTGATGGCGGCCAAGTCCAGCACATGGCTGGTCATGGTCTCCGGGTTCTTTGAGCCCGTGCTGTTCCTGCTGGCCATGGGCGTGGGCATGGGCTCCATCGTGGGCACTGTCCAAGGCCCTGGCGGCGAGGAGATCAGCTACGCGGCCTACATTGCACCGGCGCTGCTGGCCGTTTCGGCGATGAACGGGGCGATCTACGACTCCACGTGGAACGTGTTCTTCAAGATGAACTTCGCCAAGCTGTACCAGGGGATGCTCTACACCTCCCTGGGACCGCTGGATGTCGCGATCGGTGAGATCTTCCTGGCGCTCCTGCGGGGCCTGCTCTACGCCACTGGATTCACCGCCGTTATGGGCGTCATAAGTTTGCTCACCAGTTGGTGGGCCATCCTGGTCATTCCTGCCTCGGTGCTGATCGCCTTCGGATTCGCGAGCTTCGGAATGGGCATCACCAGCTTCATGAAGACTTTCCAGCAGATGGACTGGATCAACTTCTTCCTGCTGCCCATGTTCCTGTTCAGCGCCACGTTCTATCCGCTCAGCGTCTACCCGCAGGTCATCCAATGGTTCATCCAGGCCATGCCCCTGTGGCACGGCGTGGAGTTGCTGCGGCAGATCAGTGTGGGCTCGTTCAGCCCGGCCACCGCAATCCACGTGGGTTACTACCTGGTGATGATCGCTCTCGGGATCATGCTCACCACAGGAAGGCTGCGCCAGCTGTTCCTCAAGTGAAAGGTCCGGTGTTCGCCGTCCGTGGAAGCTGGCACAGGCACCTTCGTGGATTTGAGAGAATAGGTCCATGCAATCTCTCGGTGACCCGCACCCGTCCACGTCCCCCGCCGGCAAAGGCATGTTCAAGGGCTTCCGCATTGGCGGCCTGGGGATGACCGTCGTCATCATCGCGTTCCTGGTGGCCGTCATTTTCGCGGCAAACCAGAACGATGTTGTGGGTTGGGTTGTCGCAGTAGTGGCCTTCGGTTGGTTGGCTCTGGCCGCTTTCGTGGTGTTGAGCATCCGCAAGGCCGCGCAGCGGGCAGGTGCAAAACTGACCGAAGCGCAAAATGCCTTTAACGCCGCAGCCGGCCGCGCGCCGTCGTCGTCCGCTGCTGACAGTGGCGGCACGCGCGTCGTGGCCGAACGCAGCAAGTCAGATGAGGTTCGCGACCTCAAACTGGACCACTCCTTCAAGATCGTCCAGGTGCAGGTCCGTGTTGTCGATGAGGAGCGGGCCAAGGGCGGTGCCGCCGATCAGGACACCATCAACCGCGCACTGGAAACCATCGCCATTACGGCCACCAATGCGCGCGACATGATCAAGTCCTCCGGCGGCTCGGACGAGCCCGTAGCCGGCACCATCATCGACTAGAGTGGACCGGGTGAGTACGGCATTGAAGAAGGACTTCCTTCGCATCGCGTCAGTTAACGTCAACGGCCTGAGGGCTGCCTACAAGAACGGCATGGCGGAATGGCTGGAGCCCCGCGAGGTTGACATTCTCTGCCTCCAGGAAGTCCGGGCACCTGATGACATCGTCAGGAAGCTGATCGGCGAAGGCTGGCACATCCTCCACACCGAAGCTGAGGCCAAGGGCCGCGCAGGTGTTGCCATCGCGTCCCGCGAGGAACCTACTGCCACCCGCGTCGGTATTGGCGATGACTACTTTGACACGTCCGGACGCTGGGTTGAAGCCGATTACACCGTCAAGAACGGTGCCGGCGAATCCACCACGCTCACGGTCGTCAGCGCCTACGTGCACTCCGGAGAAGTGGGAACCCCCAAGCAGGATGACAAGTTCCGTTTCCTCGACGCCATGACGGTGCGCCTGCCTGAGCTCGCCAAGCACAGCGACCACGCTTTGGTAGTGGGCGACCTCAACGTCGGTCACACAGAGTTGGACATCAAGAACTGGAAGGGCAACGTCAAGCGTGCCGGCTTCCTCCCGGAGGAGCGCGCGTACTTTGACCGCTTCCTCGGCGAAGAAATCGGATGGAGGGATGTCCACAGGGGCCTGGCAGGAAATGTCGCCGGCCCCTACACCTGGTGGTCCCAGCGCGGTAAAGCCTTTGACACTGACACTGGCTGGCGCATCGACTACCACCTGGCCACGCCGGGCCTCGCGGCAGCTGCTTTCTCGGCTGTCGTGGACCGGGCGCCTTCGTGGGACACCCGCTTCTCCGACCACGCACCGCTGGTAGTCGACTACCGGCTCTAAGCTCCCTAAGGTATTCCTCCATGACTAGTTCCACCACGACTGAAACCGGCGCACCCGCTGATGCATCCGCCGACCCCAGGGCTGTGACATCCACCAAGCCAGCCGTAGGCGCCAAGCATCGTGTCTTGTCCGGCATGCAGCCCTCCGCTGACTCCTTGCACCTGGGCAACTACCTCGGCGCACTGGTCAACTGGGTCCGGATGCAGGACGAGTACGACGCCGTGTACTTCATCCCGGACCTGCACGCCATCACCGTGCCCCAGGACCCGGCCGAGCTCGCCCACCGCACTCGAGTCACCGCCGCCCAGTACATCGCCGGCGGCGTGGACGTGGAGAAGTGCACCCTCTTCGTCCAGTCCCAGGTCCCTGAGCACGCCCAACTCGCGTGGGTCTTGAACTGCATCACTGGCATGGGCGAAGCTGCCCGCATGACGCAGTTCAAGGACAAGGCGCAGAAGCAGGGGTCGGACCACGCCAGCGTTGGCCTTTTCACGTACCCGATCCTGCAAGCTGCCGATATCCTCCTCTACCAGCCGCACGGTGTGCCGGTGGGCGAAGACCAGCGGCAGCACGTGGAGCTCAGCCGTGACCTCGCCAACCGCTTCAACAGCCGGTTCGGGGAGACGTTCCAGGTTCCCGAAGCCTTCATCCAGAAGGAATCGGCAAAGATCTACGATCTTCAGAACCCGAACGCCAAGATGTCCAAGTCTGCGGAATCACCCGCCGGACTGATCAACCTCCTGGATGATCCCAAGACCGTGGCCAAGCGCATCAAATCGGCCGTCACGGACACTGAAACCGAGATCCGCTACGACCGCGAGAACAAGCCGGGTGTCTCAAACCTGCTGACCATCTACTCGGCCATCAGCGGAACACCGGTAGAGAAGATCGTGGCTGACTACCAAGGCAAGATGTACGGGCACCTCAAGGTTGACCTCGCTGAACTCGTCTCCGGTCACCTGGCACCCATCCGGGAGCGGGCCAATGAGCTCCTGGCCGATCCCGCTGAACTCGACCGGCTCCTGGCCCTCGGAGCAGACAAGGCACGCGACATCGCGTCAGCTACTCTCGCGGACGTCTATTCCAAGGTCGGTTTCCTGCCCTACCGCGGAGATGCCCACCGCGACCTGGGAGTCCGCTAACTCCATGTGCTCCGCTGGCCAGCTCAACGTCAAGACCGACACCCGCAAGGGTGTCGGTCCGGACGACTCTCGCCAGACGGGTGTTGCCGGCACCGACTGCGGCGACGGTGACACCATGTGTGTTGGTGTCATCCTCGGCTTTCCACCGGAGATCGCCCGCGAACTCCAGGAATGGCGCGCCTCCTTCGGTGACCCGATGGCCGAGGTCATTCCTGCCCACATCACACTGATCACCACCACACCTACTCAGGACTGGGCCGCTACCCGCGAGCATGTACGGGAAGTGGCCCGGACCCAGGAACCCTTCCACATCACCATTTCCGGCACGGGTTCGTTCCGGCCCGTGTCACCGGTGGTCTTCGTGAACGTTGAAGAGGGCTTTGAAGAGTGCGTGCAGTTGCACGAGAAACTTCAAACCGGGCCGCTGGAACGGTTGCTCCCGTTCCCATACCACCCGCACGTCACGGTGGCCCACGACGTCGCCCAGGAAAATCTGGATGAGGCCGAAACGGTCCTCAGAGATTACCGGGCGACCTTCCCTGTGGTTAGCATGGGACTTTACGAGCACGACACCAATGGAATATGGCAGCTACGGGAAGAGCTCGACTTTGGCGGCGATACTGACGAAGAACAGCAAACGGATTCACGCCACGCAGGCGGACGCTCCTCCGCTGCCAACTGAGCTGGCCAAGCTCAAACTTGAGCTGCTTCGCAAGAGGCAGGAATGGGGCCAGTCCAAGCGCGCCGGCGATGGCCTGCCGAAGAAGGCCGGAGCGTTCTTTGCGCTCTTCATGGCCAGGCTGAACACCAACCGTGCCTTGCGTTCTTTCCAGCACTACACACGCCAGCATGGGCCTCTGTTGAGTGCGGGTATTGGCTTCAACATGTTCTTCTCCGTGACGGGTCTGCTGACCACTGGCTTTGCAGTGGCGGGAATCGTTTTGGGGGGAAGCCCGGCGCTTCAGGACGCCGTCATCGACAGCGTGGCCGCGGCGGCCCCCGGGCTCCTTCAAGTGGATGGCGGCGAAGGACTGGTGGATCCCCAGTCGTTGCTCAACCCGTCCGGACTTGGCTGGACAGCCCTGATCGCGGCGGTAGTGACTGTCTTCATCTCCCTGGGCTGGATAGCAAGCATCCGGGAGGGCATCCGGGGGATCATGAACGCCGCTCCGTTGGTGCGTAATGCTGTCCTCCAGAAGCTCATCGACGCCGGTACCCTGTTGCTCCTCGGAGTCCTTCTGGTCATCAGCGCAGGCGCCTCCCTGATTTTTGGGACAGCCGCCGATTGGTTCATCGGTTTGCTGAAGTTGGACGAGGCAGTGGCCGCACCTATCGCCGCCACCGTCAAGATTGTGGTTCCCCTCCTGTTGAACTGCGCGACGGCGGCAGTACTCTTCCGTATCGCCGCCGGCCTTAAGCTGGGGAGGCGCGCGTTCCTTGAAGCGGTGGTGCTCGCCGGCACAGGGACCACTGTCCTTCAACTTTTCAGCACCGAACTCCTGGCCCGGTCAGGAAACAACCCCGTTCTGGCGTCCTTCGCCATCATCATTGGCCTGCTGATCTGGTTCAACCTGGTGAGCCAGGTGTACCTCGTCTCGGCGTCGTGGTCGGCCATTCGTGAGGCCGATACTGAGTCGGGGGAGACCCCGCGCAAGAAAGTCCTTGGGTCGCGTCGCGTGGCGCCCCGCACCTGACAGTTCTTTCTCCCGGGAGGCGCCATGAACAATCCACTGTGGATCGGCTGCCTCCTCGGGGCTGCCGTTGGTCTCATTGTGGGTCAACTGATCTTTAAGTCCCCTTTCCTGGGCATCCTCATCGGGGTGGGGCTGGGGGCACTTGTCGGGGCTGCAGTGGGACCGCGCCGGGGATAGTGGGCATGTCCCCTGAGCTGAGGCTAGGGTGCTTGCACCAGCCCTTCCCATGCCACGGTCCAGTCGGCCGGAAACCCGGGGGCGTGGCGCTCCGGACCGTTGTCCCATCCAGCTGCCATGAGAGCGACAGCGGCCAGCAGCCCACCATTTCCTGGCAGGTAGAGCGGCAACGAGTCCGTCTGGCGGTTGTGCCCGTTG includes the following:
- a CDS encoding bifunctional methylenetetrahydrofolate dehydrogenase/methenyltetrahydrofolate cyclohydrolase is translated as MTQSTAQILDGKATAAAIKAELTTRVSVLAAQGIVPGLGTILVGSDPGSTWYVGGKHKDCAEVGIQSIRRDLPEDISQEDLLEVVRELNDNPECTGYIVQLPLPKHIDQDVILEAMDPDKDADGLHPMNLGRLVANVNGEMKSPLPCTPKGCVELLRRHNIELKGKRVLVVGRGVTIGRPIGLLLTRKEVNATVILAHTGTVDLPAELKQADVVIAAAGVPHMIKAEDLKPGAIVLDVGVSRVDDGNGKAVVTGDVDPAAADVAAWLSPNPGGVGPMTRAMLLANVVESAERQAGIA
- a CDS encoding ABC transporter ATP-binding protein, with the protein product MNRPTVISAQNLTKTYGDLTAVDNISFDVPAGESFGLLGPNGAGKSTTMKMIGGVSQRTSGTLNIMGLDPESHGPEVRAHLGVVPQQDNLDEELKVRENLIVYGRYFGLPLSYLRPKADELLEFAQLTDKANSKVDALSGGMKRRLTIARSLINEPRILLLDEPTTGLDPQARHILWDRLFRLKENGVTLILTTHYMDEAEQLCDRLIVVDKGRIMAEGSPANLIREHSSREVLELRFGSERNATIGVELQGVGERLETLPDRVLIYAHDGEAALEQVTARGLRPMTSLVRRSSLEDVFLRLTGRSLVD
- a CDS encoding ABC transporter permease encodes the protein MTSGTDKPLTTAAPPLRAHSPEVSAARARRWGAFFYAEQVLRVMRNYGWSVILYSVGQPVAYLFAMGVGLASLVDANSEATFGGVSYLEFVAPALLVSAAVMTASGEFSYPIMDGFKWRRVFYGPHASPLIPEQIASGHIMASTLRFLLQSVVYFVVVALFGASPGPWGWVSALVATVAALSFGLPLMAYAASIIQDKGQFALVQRFIVMPLFLFSGTFFPLDSLPIAVRWIGWISPVWHGTELSRVFTYGMDQSPVLTIIHVVFLLATAAVGWMVVRRQFVKRMGS
- a CDS encoding ABC transporter permease; translation: MSVLTGGHSATDRARERKFGSLYSRNAKAVVGRGLMAAKSSTWLVMVSGFFEPVLFLLAMGVGMGSIVGTVQGPGGEEISYAAYIAPALLAVSAMNGAIYDSTWNVFFKMNFAKLYQGMLYTSLGPLDVAIGEIFLALLRGLLYATGFTAVMGVISLLTSWWAILVIPASVLIAFGFASFGMGITSFMKTFQQMDWINFFLLPMFLFSATFYPLSVYPQVIQWFIQAMPLWHGVELLRQISVGSFSPATAIHVGYYLVMIALGIMLTTGRLRQLFLK
- a CDS encoding exodeoxyribonuclease III — protein: MSTALKKDFLRIASVNVNGLRAAYKNGMAEWLEPREVDILCLQEVRAPDDIVRKLIGEGWHILHTEAEAKGRAGVAIASREEPTATRVGIGDDYFDTSGRWVEADYTVKNGAGESTTLTVVSAYVHSGEVGTPKQDDKFRFLDAMTVRLPELAKHSDHALVVGDLNVGHTELDIKNWKGNVKRAGFLPEERAYFDRFLGEEIGWRDVHRGLAGNVAGPYTWWSQRGKAFDTDTGWRIDYHLATPGLAAAAFSAVVDRAPSWDTRFSDHAPLVVDYRL
- the trpS gene encoding tryptophan--tRNA ligase, whose protein sequence is MTSSTTTETGAPADASADPRAVTSTKPAVGAKHRVLSGMQPSADSLHLGNYLGALVNWVRMQDEYDAVYFIPDLHAITVPQDPAELAHRTRVTAAQYIAGGVDVEKCTLFVQSQVPEHAQLAWVLNCITGMGEAARMTQFKDKAQKQGSDHASVGLFTYPILQAADILLYQPHGVPVGEDQRQHVELSRDLANRFNSRFGETFQVPEAFIQKESAKIYDLQNPNAKMSKSAESPAGLINLLDDPKTVAKRIKSAVTDTETEIRYDRENKPGVSNLLTIYSAISGTPVEKIVADYQGKMYGHLKVDLAELVSGHLAPIRERANELLADPAELDRLLALGADKARDIASATLADVYSKVGFLPYRGDAHRDLGVR
- a CDS encoding 2'-5' RNA ligase family protein; translated protein: MCSAGQLNVKTDTRKGVGPDDSRQTGVAGTDCGDGDTMCVGVILGFPPEIARELQEWRASFGDPMAEVIPAHITLITTTPTQDWAATREHVREVARTQEPFHITISGTGSFRPVSPVVFVNVEEGFEECVQLHEKLQTGPLERLLPFPYHPHVTVAHDVAQENLDEAETVLRDYRATFPVVSMGLYEHDTNGIWQLREELDFGGDTDEEQQTDSRHAGGRSSAAN
- a CDS encoding YihY/virulence factor BrkB family protein → MAAILTKNSKRIHATQADAPPLPTELAKLKLELLRKRQEWGQSKRAGDGLPKKAGAFFALFMARLNTNRALRSFQHYTRQHGPLLSAGIGFNMFFSVTGLLTTGFAVAGIVLGGSPALQDAVIDSVAAAAPGLLQVDGGEGLVDPQSLLNPSGLGWTALIAAVVTVFISLGWIASIREGIRGIMNAAPLVRNAVLQKLIDAGTLLLLGVLLVISAGASLIFGTAADWFIGLLKLDEAVAAPIAATVKIVVPLLLNCATAAVLFRIAAGLKLGRRAFLEAVVLAGTGTTVLQLFSTELLARSGNNPVLASFAIIIGLLIWFNLVSQVYLVSASWSAIREADTESGETPRKKVLGSRRVAPRT
- a CDS encoding glycine zipper domain-containing protein; the protein is MNNPLWIGCLLGAAVGLIVGQLIFKSPFLGILIGVGLGALVGAAVGPRRG